gcacTCTCAGGCGGGGTACTTATGCCTCCCCCGACCCGCCCGCCGAGTCTGGCAGAGTCTGGAGACATTTCTGCTTGTCCTGACCGGGGAAGGGTGTGCTGCCGGCGTCACAGGGGTTAGAGGCTAGAGATGTTATAACACCCTGTGTACAGGGCAGCCCACCCCCCCGCAACACCCACCCCCAAACAATCATCCAGGTTTATCCGAAAATGTCGCTAACGGGAATCTCccggggtccagtggttaggtttCCAAACATTGACTGccaagggtgcaggttcaatccctgatgggggaagTGAGAGCCCCTAAGAAACGGAGAAACCCTGGGGGAGAGACAGCCTCTGAGCCCCACGCGGGAGTGAAACACGCACGACAGGAGGGTTAAAAACGGAGCATTTTAGTGAGCACAGGGACAGAGGGAaagagtgggagggagagggaggcagacacGCAGGGGCTGGGAGAGACAGGGGCCGGACACGGAGGAGCTGAGGGAGACCGGAGAAGGTGAGAGGCCTGCAGACACTGGCCGGGAGTGGAGGAGAGAGATGGGCAGGGAGACAGGGAGAGCGGGGCGGGAAGAgtggaaagaggaaggaggggtggggggaggggagagaatgggggaggggaggggaggggaagggaggggaggggaaaggggaggggagagaatgggggagtgggaggggaggggagagaatagggtggggtgggggagaggggaggagggagggcaggggatagggtgggatggggagagggaggggggagggcaggggagagaatgggggaaggggaggggagaggggagagaatggggcgggggtgggtgtgggggaggggagaggagcggGGAAAGGATGGGGCGGGggatgggggtgagggaggggagagaggaagggaagaagaaggggaggggagaggaggggggagagaatgagtcggggtggggggaggggagaggagagaatgaGGCGGAGGTGCGGGGACGGGAGGGAAGGGAacgggaggggagggaaggggaggggaggggaaggggaggggagggatgaggCCGGGAGAAGCGGACCCCGACCCTCCCACCTCCTCATCCCGCAGACGAGCTGCCGCGCCCGTCGCTGGTGGCGCTGCCCGCGCCGGTGGTGGCGCCCGGGGCCAACGTGAGCCTGCGCTGCGCCGGCCGCCTGCGGGGCATGAGCTTCGCGCTGTACCGCGAGGGCGAGGCGGCCCCGCTGCAGTACCGGGACTCGGAGCAGCCCTGGGCGGACTTCCCGCTGCTCGGCGCCCGCGCGCCGGGCACCTACACCTGCTACTACCACACGCCCTCCGCCCCCTACGTGCTGTCGGCGCGCAGCGAGCCGCTGGTGGTCCGCGCGGACGGTGAGCGGCCTGCCCTCCGCCCCCAGACCCGGGGGTCCACACCGCACACCTGCTCCCCCAGACCCGGGAGTGCAGGTCCCCCGCCTTTCCCccaacagtccgtggggtccaggcccccggcccctccccgctCAGACCCGGGGGtccgggccccgcccctccccgctcAGACCCGGGGATCCGAGCCCCCCGGCCCTCCTCCTTAGACCCGGGGGTCcgggccccgcccctcctccttagacctgggggtccaggccccccgcccctccccccttaGACCCGGGGGTCcgggccccgcccctcctcctTAGACCCGGGGGTCcgggccccgcccctcctccttagacctgggggtccaggccccccgcccctcctccttAGACCCGGGGGTCCGGGCCCCCGCCCTCCTCCTTAGACCTGGGGGTCCGGGCCCCCCGGCCCTCCTCCCTTAGACCCGGGGGtccgggccccgcccctccccccttaGACCCGGGGGTCCGGGCCCCGGCCCTCCTCCTTAGACCTGGGGGTCCAGGCCCCCCGGCCCTCCTTCTTAGACCCGGGGGTCCGGGCCCCGGCCCTCCTCCTTAGACCTGGGGGTCcaggccccccgcccctccccccttaGACCTGGGGGTCCAGGCCCCCCGGCCCTCCTTCTTAGACCCGGGGGTCCGGGCCCCGGCCCTCCTCCTTAGACCTGGGGGTCcaggccccccgcccctccccccttaGACCTGGGGGTCCAGGCCCCCCGGCCCTCCTTCTTAGACCCGGGGGTCCGGGCCCCGGCCCTCCTCCTTAGACCTGGGGGTCCAGGCCCCCCGGCCCTCCTTCTTAGACCCGGGGGTCCGGGCCCCGGCCCTCCTCCTTAGACCTGGGGGTCcaggccccccgcccctccccccttaGACCTGGGGGTCCAGGCCCCCCGGCCCTCCTTCTTAGACCCGGGGGTCCGGGCCCCGGCCCTCCTCCTTAGACCTGGGGGTCCAGGCCCCCCGGCCCTCCTTCTTAGACCCGGGGGTCCGGGCCCCGGCCCTCCTCCTTAGACCTGGGGGTCcaggccccccgcccctccccccttaGACCTGGGGGTCCAGGCCCCCCGGCCCTCCTTCTTAGACCTGGGGGTCcaggccccccgcccctcccccctgaGACCCGGGGGTCCGGGCCCCGGCCCTCCTCCTTAGACCTGGGGGTCCAGGCCCCCCGGCCCTCCTTCTTAGACCCGGGGGTCCGGGCCCCGGCCCTCCTCCTTAGACCTGGGGGTCCAGGCCCCCCGGCCCTCCTTCTTAGACCCGGGGGTCCGGGCCCCGGCCCTCCTTCTTAGACCTGGGGGTCcaggccccccgcccctccccccttaGACCCGGGGGTCCGGGCCCCGGCCCTCCTCCTTAGACCTGGGGGTCCAGGCCCCCCGGCCCTCCTTCTTAGACCCGGGGGTCCGGGCCCCGGCCCTCCTCCTTAGACCTGGGGGTCcaggccccccgcccctccccccttaGACCTGGGGGTCCAGGCCCCCCGGCCCTCCTTCTTAGACCTGGGGGTCcaggccccccgcccctccccccttaGACCCGGGGGTCCGGGCCCCGGCCCTCCTCCTTAGACCTGGGGGTCCAGGCCCCCCGGCCCTCCTTCTTAGACCCGGGGGTCCGGGCCCCGGCCCTCCTCCTTAGACCTGGGGGTCCAGGCCCCCCGGCCCTCCTTCTTAGACCCGGGGGTCCGGGCCCCGGCCCTCCTCCTTAGACCTGGGGGTCcaggccccccgcccctccccccttaGACCCGGGGGTCCGGGCCCCGGCCCTCCTCCTTAGACCTGGGGGTCCAGGCCCCCCGGCCCTCCTTCTTAGACCCGGAGGTCCGGGCCCCGGCCCTCCTCCTTAGACCTGGGGGTCCAGGCCCCCCGGCCCTCCTTCTTAGACCCGGGGGTCCGGGCCCCGGCCCTCCTCCTTAGACCTGGGGGTCCAggccccccgcccctcctccttAGACCTGGGGGTCCAGGCCCCCCGGCCCTCCTTCTTAGACCCGGAGGTCCGGGCCCCGGCCCTCCTCCTTAGACCTGGGGGTCCAGGCCCCCCGGCCCTCCTTCTTAGACCCGGGGGTCCGGGCCCCGGCCCTCCTCCTTAGACCTGGGGGTCcaggccccccgcccctccccccttaGACCTGGGGGTCCAGGCCCCCCGGCCCTCCTTCTTAGACCCGGGGGTCCGGGCCCCGGCCCTCCTCCTTAGACCCGGGGGTCGAAGCCCTGCTGCAGCGCAGCTCCTGCGGTGTTGAGACCGGGAGGTGCGTTCTCAGCTCCGCCCTGGAGGTTAGAGACCCAGAGGACGGGCGGAGATACAGGTCTGGCGGGGACGCCGACCGCCTCTCTCCCTTGCTGGCCCCGCAGGCTCGGGCGCCTCGGACTACACCCAGGGCAACGTCCTCCGCCTGGGGCTGGCGGGCCTGGTTCTCATCTCGCTGGGCGCGCTGGTCGTTTTCGACCGGCACAGCCAGAATCGCGCCCCCGGCCACGTCTGGGCCTGAGCCCGGGAGGGCAGAGAAGACTTgccagaggggaaggaggagccGCGGGGGCCCCGCGGTTGGACCGGCCCTGCCGGCAGCCCCACAGCCCAGCTTCCCGAGTAATGACGTCCTTGCACGGCGCCCGGGATCTTCCTCCTGCGCCATCTCTCCAGGACCCCCCAGATCAGTAGAAGGCGCTATCGGTGGTTAAGCCTTCCTAACCAGTAAGACCTGAGGCCGAACCCCAGTGccgctcctctctccttggggggTATTAGGAAAGCGACACTTCCCAGCCTCCGCTGCCCTGGCGGTAGAACGGAAGCCTTGGAAATACTTCATTAGGGTTACCTTGgacaatgctcaataaatgtataAGAGCTGCTTCTCTCAGACTCACAGACCACACGAAATTCGTTGTGATtgctgttgttcccttcttcatGCTCCAactcaccttttattttttttaattttatatatatatttatttccctgCTATGGGTCCtggttgtggcttgtgggatctagttccctgaccagggatggaacctgagccccctgcgtcgggagtatggagtcttagccactggaccaccagggaagtcccttcggCTCACCTTTTAAAGGAGTCACCATCATTCTCATGACATCACTCTTGGTGGCCAAGCAAACCTCTTCCAGAGTTCTGCagaatttcttctctgattacagaTTCCGGTGCCCACAGCTATTTCCCAGAACCCTCCTCATCAGTAAGAGGCAGGGTCGGTTGCTCAGGCAACAGCCTTGGGCACAGTAGACCTTTGACCTGGATCCTAAAATCTACCTTTGGGAAGCCCTGGCTACTCCCATAGTTTTTCCCGAGTTTAttaatttaattctcattttatcTGGCAATCTGATGCCTTTCTCCTGCTTTAGACACACATTTTCCGTTGCTAAGCAAGTCCTAACCACTCACGCATGTGTTCTTGATTTATGCCTAATTTTGGTGGAACACatcctcttctgtttttattaaaattcccaacttctcctttctctcttcctactttatagagaagaggatgacttccttttttttgtttgtttgtttgtttttgattttggACAGCCACAGCCCCGCCACTCACTGGGTGGATAGCTTTGAACAACCTACAGATCCTTCTGAGATTGTACCTGTGGAAGGAGAAACTAAACCATGTCAATTCTAGAGAGAATTAAAGCAGGGGTCCCTGCCCTGTGGGATCTCATGCCTGGtgctctgaggtggagctgatgtaatattaatagaaataaagtgcacagcaAACGTAAGGCACTTGAATCACCCTGAAACCATCTTCCCCCCTCGGGCTGCGGAAAAATGATCTTCCAcgaaattggtccctggtgccagaaacgCTGGGGACTGCCAAATCAAAGCAATAACTTGTCCCCAACACGTGACGCATTGACCCAAGAAGGTATGGTCATTGCCCTGCCCCCACGTCCTCTGCCTgctttttgtctgtggaaaagtTAGTCAAAGAGtgagtttaatcagagaaatgagaacatgtgaaaacaaaggaaaacagtcaaaaggagaccaaataataacaatgtagtcattaagcgacggagaaggcaatggcactccactccagtgctcttgcctggagaatctcatggatggaggagcctggtgggctgcagtccatggggtcactaagagtcagacaccactgagcgacttcactttcacttttcactttcatgcattggagaggaaaatggcaacccactccagtgttcttgcctggagaatcccagggacgggggtaaccctagtgggctgctgtctatggggtcgcacagagtcggacacgactgaagcgacttagcattaaGCATAGTCGAGGACACTTAGTCCCTTCTCAAGGGCTGCAGATACTGTTCTGAGCCATATTCTGTGAGCTGTCTTAAAGATACTGAAActccaggtggagaagttaactacatgatggcCAGCCTCTACCCAGGACACGAGCTGCCACAGTTCTGGGCACTCTTGCCAGTTGGTTGACACCTGTCTGCTGTTGAGGGCCGTTTGTGAGGGCTGAGTGTCATTTAGGCATTTTGCCAGTTGGCTCTGACATCTACCGTTGAGGACTGTTTTGGGAACGTGTTTGTTTGGGACTCCACAGGTCACCCTCGGAGAGAGTTTATGACTGATCTGTTGTTTGGTGTGTGAGTGTATATTCCATTTGTGTGGTTGGTACTCTTGTTGCCTTATGTAAGATGGGAAATTCAGGTTCAGttcattaagaaaaattttagctGTGAGATTATGACCAAAAATATGATTTTCTTGGACAATGTATGGCAGCAGTATTCTTCAGAGAAGATTGCTTAAGATGAAACTCTTGAAATTCCAAAAAACCCAGTTCTTTTTGCATATGTAGTTACAAAAATCTAGTTTGATAAAATGCTTTTATCAGACCctgggaaaacaaaaatatgcCTAGGAGAACATTTGAAGTTAATGCTTATCATGTCCTTGAAATATACACAGTCCACTTTGCCTGGATCTTCAGCCTTGGGTTAACTATAAAACTTCaagtcaaggaaaaagaaaagatagaagcGTTTTAAAACTGAGAATGTAAATTCGACTATTCTATTAGTCATAAATTGATAAGTTTTATTGCAGTGCCTAATTCAGTAAATGTAAAAAGATGAAGCAAAGAGATCTCCGTTTGTCTGGAGGTTTGTATGTCTCAATATGTGTTTCTGCCATTAGGTAATATTGCTGAGGTTAATGTGTGAAGGGGCTCTATTTAATtggccttaaaaaataaaagtgcttacaaatcaaacaaATCTAAATTTACCTACTTTTGTCTTCTCATAAGACCAAGAGGGAAACGAAAGATGTTTGGGTTTATTAAACATGCATGATGTACTATTAAAGAAAAGTTATGCTGTGAAAAATGTATACTTTTAGATGTATGAAATATAGCCTTAGGTCTGCAATCAGAAAATGCTGGTGTATCATTTCAATCACTTGGTTTTGTTAAGGTTCCAAGGGTTGAAAGTTGTGACATGTAAAAATGGTAAGGGAAACATTTCTGTGTGTCAAACAAATAGAACATGAGTTGTTGGCGAGGAGAAAGGATAAAGAACAGAGGTATTTTTGGTGGAAAAAGATGATTATTATTTTGTCCTACAGTTGTCTGCTTCTGGatgagaaaatacagaacaaagtggtTTGGATCCAGATAAAAGACTTATGAAAAAGGAACTTTGAGGAGAGAATTTTGTATGTTGTCAGGGTTAAGATTAGACTGAGTTTAATTAGGTTTATGAATGTCCTTGTTAACAGTAAACTGATGCAAGGCTGAACTTGTTTcgtttttttttgtctctgttaAGAAAGCAGAGTTCTCCTAGAATATTGCTCTGATTTTGATAACAGAGACTGCCGATGGAAAgtaattgttttgtttcttatacTTCTGACCCCAGTGTTCAGGATGGAAAAACTGCCCCATAAAGCTGTCACAGGGCATAACTATCACGGCGTGTGACGCCGCCGGCTCTAAGTTTACTGCTTAAAGCACAGGTACAGTGTTTGTGTAACCACTGGGCATAGACGATGCAATGAACGGCCTGTAAAACATTTCTCTGCTAGCATACCTCTGAGCCTGCTCACGATAGCTTATGAACTTCCCCCAACGTGGACAGCTAggcaatatataaacaaaaaggaGGCCCAGCATCCAAGGAGGTGGCTGGGCCCAGAGCAGGCAGAAAAAAGAGCCTCTCTGGCAATGTTGGGAAAATATATTGATTATCAATGATTCCTACGAAAGGAGCCACAGTTAAAAGGGGGAAAGGATGGAAGAAATGTTCACATATTGAGGTATGGGGAAGTCATTCTGGCCTATACatgatttaatttaaactttAGGCTAACCAAAACAGCCTGCTGGGGACGCCAGCAGTGAGaatgagtcctaaccactggaccgccggtCAGGTTCTAGGAGTCTACTTTGTCAACTGAATTCTCATCGTCACAGTTTGTGAAATAATTTGACAACGGCCCTTACTTCTTAGCCAGTGGGCATGTCTACCAACCAACTGATGCTTGCCCGGGATTTCCAATATCCTCAATGGCGAAGCGCCTTCACCTCTTCAGGAATCCTTCAGGCTCATGCCTAAGGCATCTGGACGCCTACCTATCTGAAGCCTGAAATTTGCCCGAGACAGGTGAGGATTTCCTGTGAGCCAAGTTCTTGTGCAAGAAACATGTTACAATCGGCATCCTCAGCACGTTTCCGGAAGGTGTGGGAAGAGGGAACCGCACTGTCCAAGAAGACTGTTCCTGCCCTCACTCTGGAGCAGGGGGGCAGTGAGGCGCCGATCATTCCAGCTTTTCCCCTTTCTGTGGCTGCGAAACAGAAGAAGGATCCCTGGCCCAGCTGACATGCTACGATGCTCTCCAAACTACTTCTCCTCCTCTGCTTCAGTAAGTCTCACAGGGCCCAACATGGAGAACACAGAAATAAGGTAACTGGTGGGCAGTTTACATGGGGCTTGGAGAGAGAAATGACATCAGCTTTAGCTACTGAGTGCATACCATGTCGGAAATCGGAGTGCAATACACACGTTCCCCCTAAACCAGGGCTCAACAAACGGCGCTTGCTCTTGTCCCAGCTTTGTTTGGGATGTTTGCTGAATGCCTGGGCGTTATAGgcttgtgcttttcttttttttctggctttgcgTTTTCTTAAGACTGACTCACACTGTTTTGCTAACATAAAAATACATGTTAGAGCCTCTATATCAATACCATGAATAAAAGTCCCGTGTCACATAGAAGGTAACTATAAAAAAATGCAGCGAGATAGTAAATGTGAGAAGATGCTGTGTTCCATGTCAAGTTTCTGACCCTGAAATACACGGTTTCTTCATTAGAAAGGCAAGCAACCATGGCCGAGATACATTGGAGGCTAGTTTCAAATAGACGTCTTGTTGATATCATCAAAGGCAATATGAGAGTGCTTACGGCGTGCTGTCatgcaggaatttttttttttttttactattttttaaagaatctttttattttgatttggggtatagccgattaacatgGCTTCCCaaacggctcagtggtaaagaatccgcctgccaatgcaggaacctcAGGAgatacatgtttgatccctgggttgggaagattcccctggagaaggaaatggcaacccactccagtattcttgctgggttaatctcatggatggaggagcttggtgggctacatacagtccgtggggtcacaaagagtcagacacgacggagcgagtGAGCATGTAGGGCCGATGAACAGTGTtgagatagtttcaggtgaacagcggaGGGACTCAGCCCTACACATACAGGTaccccttctcccccaaactcccctcccatccaggctgctgcacACCActgggcagagttccctgtgtctaTAGTacgtccttgctggttatccagtTAAATACAGAAGTGTGTgcacgtccatcccaaactccctaactatcccttgtCATGCAACGATTTAACCATCCTTCCTTCTACCTAAAATCATCACACGTAACACCAGTGGACCATATCCCACATTTGGGAGGCACCTCTCTGATCCTTCCccaaacaaccaaccaaccagccaAGCCAAGCAAAACCCTGCAAGAGAAGATCAGGTCCGCATCGACAGCTTAGGACTCAGACGTGAGTTTGCAGAACCAAGGGGCTTGCCTCAGATTGCACAGGTGGTATGTGAGGAAGCCAAATTAAACCCAGAAGGGTCTAGCTCCC
Above is a genomic segment from Ovis canadensis isolate MfBH-ARS-UI-01 breed Bighorn chromosome 14, ARS-UI_OviCan_v2, whole genome shotgun sequence containing:
- the OSCAR gene encoding osteoclast-associated immunoglobulin-like receptor isoform X4 gives rise to the protein MAEMLSLQLLTLSARSSPWAPKKSEDPVSHASSVSPASNPRPWLGAQPAAVVTPGVNVTLRCQAPQPAWRFALFRSAELTDVIYRDASVELEEFFLEEVTPAQGGSYHCCYWRRGWEPNVWSHPSDALELLVTDELPRPSLVALPAPVVAPGANVSLRCAGRLRGMSFALYREGEAAPLQYRDSEQPWADFPLLGARAPGTYTCYYHTPSAPYVLSARSEPLVVRADGSGASDYTQGNVLRLGLAGLVLISLGALVVFDRHSQNRAPGHVWA
- the OSCAR gene encoding osteoclast-associated immunoglobulin-like receptor isoform X2, which produces MAEMLSLQLLTLSARSSPWAPKKSEDPVSHASSVSPASNPRPWLGAQPAAVVTPGVNVTLRCQAPQPAWRFALFRSAELTDVIYRDASVELEEFFLEEVTPAQGGSYHCCYWRRGWEPNVWSHPSDALELLVTDELPRPSLVALPAPVVAPGANVSLRCAGRLRGMSFALYREGEAAPLQYRDSEQPWADFPLLGARAPGTYTCYYHTPSAPYVLSARSEPLVVRADGERPALRPQTRGSTPHTCSPRPGSAGPPPFPQQSVGSRPPAPPRSDPGVRAPPLPAQTRGSEPPGPPP
- the OSCAR gene encoding osteoclast-associated immunoglobulin-like receptor isoform X1, translated to MAEMLSLQLLTLWLVCHADSTPAAARSSPWAPKKSEDPVSHASSVSPASNPRPWLGAQPAAVVTPGVNVTLRCQAPQPAWRFALFRSAELTDVIYRDASVELEEFFLEEVTPAQGGSYHCCYWRRGWEPNVWSHPSDALELLVTDELPRPSLVALPAPVVAPGANVSLRCAGRLRGMSFALYREGEAAPLQYRDSEQPWADFPLLGARAPGTYTCYYHTPSAPYVLSARSEPLVVRADGERPALRPQTRGSTPHTCSPRPGSAGPPPFPQQSVGSRPPAPPRSDPGVRAPPLPAQTRGSEPPGPPP